From Strigops habroptila isolate Jane chromosome 1, bStrHab1.2.pri, whole genome shotgun sequence, a single genomic window includes:
- the TPD52 gene encoding tumor protein D52 isoform X2 has translation MEPPRDQGLLRSDSIPEVGEDAAATVGMAETLSEEEQDELRKELAKVEEEIQTLSQVLAAKEKHLAEIKRKLGINSLQELKQNITKSWQDVTSTTAYKKTSETLSQASQKASAAFSSVGSVITKKFEDVSIRSIQHSISMPIMRNSPTFKSFEEKVENLKSKVGGRQPAGGDFGEVLNSAANASATETIAEQTQEETH, from the exons GGCTGCTGAGAAGTGACTCTATACCTGAGGTTGGGGAGGATGCCGCTGCTACAGTTGGTATGGCAGAAACACTCTCAGAAGAAGAACAGGATGAACTAAGGAAAGAGCTTGCTAAG GTGGAAGAGGAAATCCAGACGCTCTCACAGGTGCTAGCTGCCAAAGAGAAGCATCtagcagaaataaagagaaagctGGGAATTAACTCATTACAGGAACTAAAGCAGAACATTACCAAAAGCTGGCAAGATGTCACCTCAACCACAGC ATACAAGAAAACATCAGAGACCCTGTCTCAGGCTAGTCAGAaggcttctgctgctttttcatctgTTGGTTCAGTCATAACCAAGAAGTTTGAAGATGTCAG TATACGCTCCATACAACATTCAATTAGCATGCCTATTATGAG aAATTCTCCTACTTTCAAATCCTTTGAAGAAAAGGTTGAAAACTTGAAG TCTAAAGTTGGAGGAAGACAACCTGCCGGGGGAGACTTTGGAGAAGTTCTCAACTCTGCTGCCAATGCCAGTGCCACAGAAACTATCGCAGAACAAACACAGGAGGAGACCCACTGA
- the TPD52 gene encoding tumor protein D52 isoform X1 yields the protein MEPPRDQGLLRSDSIPEVGEDAAATVGMAETLSEEEQDELRKELAKVEEEIQTLSQVLAAKEKHLAEIKRKLGINSLQELKQNITKSWQDVTSTTAYKKTSETLSQASQKASAAFSSVGSVITKKFEDVRLQAFSHSFSIRSIQHSISMPIMRNSPTFKSFEEKVENLKSKVGGRQPAGGDFGEVLNSAANASATETIAEQTQEETH from the exons GGCTGCTGAGAAGTGACTCTATACCTGAGGTTGGGGAGGATGCCGCTGCTACAGTTGGTATGGCAGAAACACTCTCAGAAGAAGAACAGGATGAACTAAGGAAAGAGCTTGCTAAG GTGGAAGAGGAAATCCAGACGCTCTCACAGGTGCTAGCTGCCAAAGAGAAGCATCtagcagaaataaagagaaagctGGGAATTAACTCATTACAGGAACTAAAGCAGAACATTACCAAAAGCTGGCAAGATGTCACCTCAACCACAGC ATACAAGAAAACATCAGAGACCCTGTCTCAGGCTAGTCAGAaggcttctgctgctttttcatctgTTGGTTCAGTCATAACCAAGAAGTTTGAAGATGTCAG ACTACAGGCATTTTCACATTCCTTTAG TATACGCTCCATACAACATTCAATTAGCATGCCTATTATGAG aAATTCTCCTACTTTCAAATCCTTTGAAGAAAAGGTTGAAAACTTGAAG TCTAAAGTTGGAGGAAGACAACCTGCCGGGGGAGACTTTGGAGAAGTTCTCAACTCTGCTGCCAATGCCAGTGCCACAGAAACTATCGCAGAACAAACACAGGAGGAGACCCACTGA
- the TPD52 gene encoding tumor protein D52 isoform X3: MEPPRDQGLLRSDSIPEVGEDAAATVGMAETLSEEEQDELRKELAKVEEEIQTLSQVLAAKEKHLAEIKRKLGINSLQELKQNITKSWQDVTSTTAYKKTSETLSQASQKASAAFSSVGSVITKKFEDVRNSPTFKSFEEKVENLKSKVGGRQPAGGDFGEVLNSAANASATETIAEQTQEETH; encoded by the exons GGCTGCTGAGAAGTGACTCTATACCTGAGGTTGGGGAGGATGCCGCTGCTACAGTTGGTATGGCAGAAACACTCTCAGAAGAAGAACAGGATGAACTAAGGAAAGAGCTTGCTAAG GTGGAAGAGGAAATCCAGACGCTCTCACAGGTGCTAGCTGCCAAAGAGAAGCATCtagcagaaataaagagaaagctGGGAATTAACTCATTACAGGAACTAAAGCAGAACATTACCAAAAGCTGGCAAGATGTCACCTCAACCACAGC ATACAAGAAAACATCAGAGACCCTGTCTCAGGCTAGTCAGAaggcttctgctgctttttcatctgTTGGTTCAGTCATAACCAAGAAGTTTGAAGATGTCAG aAATTCTCCTACTTTCAAATCCTTTGAAGAAAAGGTTGAAAACTTGAAG TCTAAAGTTGGAGGAAGACAACCTGCCGGGGGAGACTTTGGAGAAGTTCTCAACTCTGCTGCCAATGCCAGTGCCACAGAAACTATCGCAGAACAAACACAGGAGGAGACCCACTGA
- the TPD52 gene encoding tumor protein D52 isoform X5, translating to MAETLSEEEQDELRKELAKVEEEIQTLSQVLAAKEKHLAEIKRKLGINSLQELKQNITKSWQDVTSTTAYKKTSETLSQASQKASAAFSSVGSVITKKFEDVSIRSIQHSISMPIMRNSPTFKSFEEKVENLKSKVGGRQPAGGDFGEVLNSAANASATETIAEQTQEETH from the exons ATGGCAGAAACACTCTCAGAAGAAGAACAGGATGAACTAAGGAAAGAGCTTGCTAAG GTGGAAGAGGAAATCCAGACGCTCTCACAGGTGCTAGCTGCCAAAGAGAAGCATCtagcagaaataaagagaaagctGGGAATTAACTCATTACAGGAACTAAAGCAGAACATTACCAAAAGCTGGCAAGATGTCACCTCAACCACAGC ATACAAGAAAACATCAGAGACCCTGTCTCAGGCTAGTCAGAaggcttctgctgctttttcatctgTTGGTTCAGTCATAACCAAGAAGTTTGAAGATGTCAG TATACGCTCCATACAACATTCAATTAGCATGCCTATTATGAG aAATTCTCCTACTTTCAAATCCTTTGAAGAAAAGGTTGAAAACTTGAAG TCTAAAGTTGGAGGAAGACAACCTGCCGGGGGAGACTTTGGAGAAGTTCTCAACTCTGCTGCCAATGCCAGTGCCACAGAAACTATCGCAGAACAAACACAGGAGGAGACCCACTGA
- the TPD52 gene encoding tumor protein D52 isoform X4: protein MAETLSEEEQDELRKELAKVEEEIQTLSQVLAAKEKHLAEIKRKLGINSLQELKQNITKSWQDVTSTTAYKKTSETLSQASQKASAAFSSVGSVITKKFEDVRLQAFSHSFSIRSIQHSISMPIMRNSPTFKSFEEKVENLKSKVGGRQPAGGDFGEVLNSAANASATETIAEQTQEETH from the exons ATGGCAGAAACACTCTCAGAAGAAGAACAGGATGAACTAAGGAAAGAGCTTGCTAAG GTGGAAGAGGAAATCCAGACGCTCTCACAGGTGCTAGCTGCCAAAGAGAAGCATCtagcagaaataaagagaaagctGGGAATTAACTCATTACAGGAACTAAAGCAGAACATTACCAAAAGCTGGCAAGATGTCACCTCAACCACAGC ATACAAGAAAACATCAGAGACCCTGTCTCAGGCTAGTCAGAaggcttctgctgctttttcatctgTTGGTTCAGTCATAACCAAGAAGTTTGAAGATGTCAG ACTACAGGCATTTTCACATTCCTTTAG TATACGCTCCATACAACATTCAATTAGCATGCCTATTATGAG aAATTCTCCTACTTTCAAATCCTTTGAAGAAAAGGTTGAAAACTTGAAG TCTAAAGTTGGAGGAAGACAACCTGCCGGGGGAGACTTTGGAGAAGTTCTCAACTCTGCTGCCAATGCCAGTGCCACAGAAACTATCGCAGAACAAACACAGGAGGAGACCCACTGA